The DNA segment ATCCCTGCCCCTGACCCGCATCCGCCAGCGGTGCGTCCGGACCGAGACCGCCACGAGCGGTGCGAAGAGTTCCGCCGTCTCGGCCTCGGTGAAGTAGTGGGTGATGATGCCCTCGCCCCGCCGGAACGTCCACGGCTCCGTCTCCTTCCCTTTCCCGGCGCGCATGTCCTCGACGGAGAAACTCCTGAAGAAGAGCGTTCCGCCGGGCCCGAGCACCCGGACGGCCTCGGAGGCTATGGTCTTCCTGCCCTGCGCGGGGAGGTGGCCGGCGACGTGAACCAGGAGGACCGCGTCGAACGTCCCGGACTGGAACGGCAGGTGCCGGGCGTCGGCGACGGCGAGACCGCCCTCCGCTATCCCCGGGCGCCGCCGGGCAAGGGCGACGGCTTCGGGAGATATGTCGACCGCGGTCACGCGCGAGGATCGCCGGGCGATAGCCTCAAGGGTCTTGCCGTTCCCGCACCCGACCTCGAGGACGGCGGCATCGGCGGGGAGGTCGGGGAGCGGTGCCGGTGCTCCTCCCCAGAGGTTTCCCCGCCTCCGGTAGTCCTCGTCCCAGGGGGATGGATGGACAGTCACTGATCAGAGGTCGGCGCCGCCGGGGAATAATCATTCGCGCCGGCCGAGATCCTTCTCCCGCACGAACCGGAGCGATGCCGAGTTCATGCAGTAGCGCTGGTGGGTCGGCGGCGGCCCGTCGTCGAAGACGTGGCCCAGGTGGGCGTCGCACCGCCGACAGAGTACCTCCGTCCGGTTCATGAAGAACCGGGTGTCGGGTTCCGCCCTGACGTTCAGGTCCGAGACGGGCTTGGAGAAACTCGGCCAGCCCGTGCCCGACTCGAACTTCGTCTTCGAGGAGAAGAGGTGGTTGCCGCAGCAGACGCAGACGTACAGCCCGTCCTCCTTGCAATCCCAGTACTTCCCGGTGAACGCCGGCTCCGTCCCCTCCTTCCGGGCGACGGAGAACTGCTCCGGCGTCAGCTGGCGCCGCCACTCCTCGTCGGACTTGACGACCTTCTCGACCTCTTCCACCTCTCCGGTCACGGCGTTGCAGACGTTCACCGTTTCGACGGTTTCTACGGCTTCCCTGTTCATCGGTCACCCCCCGGTTTCTCCCGGCCCTTGGCCGGAGAGCAGATAAATCGTTCCCCGCCGCTGCCCGGGTGACGGGCCGCAGCCGGCGGACACTTCGTACCCGTCCCGGATGTGTTTTCGCATCCGTTATATATCCACCGGTCGATGAACCATCATGGAGAAATACTCTCTTCCGGGAAGGAGCCTTGTAACCCTTATCCTCCTCGGCTGCCTCGTCGGCGCTGCCGTCACGGCAGGCTGCATGGGGACTTCCGCGGAGCCGGAACCACAGGTTCCGACGTCGGAGGCGACACTGGGCGCTCACACCATCTACTCGCCCGCCGGGCCGAAGCCGTCGTTCTCGGCCACCGCCACCACGCCCGAGAAGCATATGCGCAGCGACGGGTCCTGTTACTGGATCGTGACCGGGACGGTGACCAACAACGGTGACGGGCCCGCGAGAAACGCCGTCATCCGGTTCATGCTCGTCGACGACGAAAGCAATATGATTCGGGCGACCGAGACCATTCTTGCCCCCCGGTTCCAGGCGGGCGAGACGAAGATATTCACCATCGACGCGTTCCCCGGCGACTGTGACCGGCAGTACCACGCCGAGATCGACGTCACGCACGATATCCCGTAAGGCCGGGGGTGAGCGTTATCCGGATAACGGGTTTACAGAGGAGATGAGATGAAGATACTTGGGATAAACGGAAGCCCCCGCGCCTCAAGGAGCCAGACGCTCCGGCTCGTCCAGGCCGTCCTCGACGGGGCGGAGAGCGCCGGGGCCGATGTGGAGCTCGTGGACGTCACGAAGCTCCGGATCGAGTACTGCAACGGGTGCCTGGTCTGCTGCGAGCGGGGCGAGTGCGTCAAGAACGACGATTTCGCCGAACTCTACCACAAGATGCTTGATTCCGACGGGATTGTCCTCGGGTCGCCCAACTACATCGACTCGGTCACCGCCCAGATAAAGACCATGCTCGACCGGATGGCGGACGCCATCCACTGCCAGATGTTCCTCGGGAAGTACGGGTGCGCCGTATCCACGGCGGGCGGTTCCGGGGCGGACGAGGTCGTGGCGTACCTGAATCAGGTTCTGCAGACCCTGGGCGCGAACACCGTGGGCGGCATCGGCGTGGTCCTCGGCGGAGACCCGGAGACGATCGTGCCTGCGGAGGGGAGGGCCTATGAGCTCGGGAGGAAACTCGCAAGAGCCATCGGGAAGAAGGAGACCTATCCCGATCAGGAGGAACTCCACGCCGCGATGTGTGATCGGATGCGGGCGCTGGTCACGGCAAACAGGGATCGCTGGCACCACGAGTACGACTACTGGAAGGAAGCCGGGCGGATACCCTAGGTCTTCTCCTTGACGCGGATCTCCTCGATGATCCGCTGCAGTCCTTCCCGGGCCTCCGGCTGCGGCTCCTCCCTGATCGCCAGGTCGAGAGCCGGGATAACCGCCCCGCCCATGTGGATCAGGCCCCATTCGGCCCGCTTTCTGACCACAAGCGCGTCGTCCTTGAGTGCCCGGACGAGCGGGGCGACGGCGTCCTCTCCCCCGATCCGGTTGATGGCCCGGACGGCGTTCGCCCGCACCTCTATCAACGGATCGGTGAGCGTCTCCGCAAGTACCGGGAGCGCGTCGGCGCCGACCCGTTCCACCTCGGCCCATCTCCCCTGCGCCATGAGGCAGAGCGTGAGTTCCGCACGGGTTTCCGGCTTCCAGCCGCCTGCTTCCAGCGCTTCGGCGACCCCCGCCCGGAACGTCTCGTCCCCCGAGCGGAGCGCGCCGACCAGGTGGCGGCGTATCGTATCGCCGGGATCTTTCAGGGCCTCGAGCGCGGCGTACCTGACCCGGTCGTCCACGTCGCTCAAGGCCTTGATGAGCGGTTCGAGGGCGCGAAGGTCTCCGATGTAGCCGAGCGAGCGCGCGGCGGCAACCTTGACTGCCTCGTCCCTGTCCTGCAGCGCCAGCGTCAGCGGTTCTATCGCCTGTTTGCTTCCCATGTACCCGAGCGCCTCCGCTACGGCTGCCCGGACCACGCTGTCGCGTTCGCTTTTGAGGGCTCCGCTCAGGGCTTCGATGGCCCGTGCGTCTCCGATATTGCCCAGGTTTCGGGCAGCAACGAGCCGGACGAACCGGTCGGGATCGTTCAGGGCGTCCGTGAGCGGTCCGAGTGCCGCTTCCCGCATCTCCCCGAGAACCCCGGCGGCGGCGCGTTGCATCTCCCGGTCATCGTCCTTGAGCACCCTGAGCAGCCCTTCGGCGGCCGGCTGCCCCATTGCGATAAGCCGGGTGGCAGCGGACGCCTGCACCTCCACCGATCTGTCATTGAGTGCAGTGATGAGCGTATTGATCTCTTCCCGGCCCTCCTGCCCGACGGCACTCTTCACGGAGACTTCTTTCTCCTCCCGGGCCCTGTTGCCGAAGGTGCTCTGCCACATGCTCGCCGCGCGCCGTCTCATGAGCGTGGTAGCCGCCTTTTCCCGGACCTCCCGGTCCTCGTCGCTCAGGGCATATGCCAGTGCCTCGTCCGCCCTTCCCGGCTCAATCCCCCCGAGGGCATCGACTGCTGCGAGGCGCCCTCCTTTACCTCCTTCGCGCAACACTGCCGCGAGCGGTTCGACTGCGAGGTTCCCGAATCCCCCGAGAACCCGGGCGGCAGTCACGCCGACTTCCCGTGCGGGATCCTCGAGATGCCTGATAAGGAGCGGTATCGACCGGGGGTTCCCGATGATCCCGATCGCCCTCGCTGCCGTCAACCGGACTACCGGCACCGGCTCCTCGAGTGCCGCTTCCAGCGGCTCAAGCACATCCGGCCCGAACGCCGCAACGGTCTCGGCCGCAACGGACCGGACTCCGGGGTAGTCGTCGCCGAAGAGGCGTATGAGCGCTTCGAGCGCACGCGTATCCCCGATTCGCCCGAGCGCGGCGGCAGCGGCACTGCGAACATCCTGCCCGGCGTCGCCGGTGAGCAGGATCAGCGCGTCGACGCCGTTCTCGTCGCCGATATCGCCGAGCCCCTCTGCGGCGGCGATACGGACAGCGTCGTGCGAGTCGGAGAGCGCGGCGACGAGAAACTCGACGGCCGGCGCCCCCAGGCTCCGCAACGCCGCAACCGCCGCCGCCCGGATCTCCGCGTCGTCGCTCTGCAGGGCATTGAGGTACCGTTCGAGCGACGCCTTCCCCGGTGCCTGCTCCGGCGGTTCCGGGGGTGCTACGGGGGCTTCCGGCAGCACCATCCGGCCCGGCTTCGCGGGAGCAGGTCCCTCCTTTTCTGTGCGCTCAGCCTCATCGGTCTCCTGCTCGTCGCCTGCGGGGGGGACGATCTCGTCCAGTGAAACCGGTTTCCTCGATTTCGATCGGCTCTTCTCGGTCCCCGCTTCGGCCTCCGGTCTCTCCTCCAGGAGTTTCTCGACCTCTTCGGCATCGTCCGGTTGTTGGGCGACAGGTTTCTCCTCCCCGCCTGCGGCGGGTTGCACCGCTTCCGCCCGTGCCGCCGGCGGAGGTCCGCGATGAGCCGGCCGGTCGGGTGGCCGGGAGACCGGTCCGAAGCGGTCTTCGATCCGCTTCCTGGCGGCAAGCCCCTCCCTGAGTTCCCGGTCGTAATCGGAAGACGCCGTCTGTACCGGTCTTGCCCGGGAGTTCTCCTCGTTGCGCGACCGGATGTAATCCAGCACGGCGGCTGCCTGCTCGCGGATTTCGGGGCTGTCGGAATTCATCGCCGCGTACAGTGCGTCGAGCGCGGGTTGTCCCAGTTGCCGCAGCGTCTCGCTCGCGCCGGTGCGGACACCCGAGTACTCGACCTCCAGCGCCCGGATGAGCGGCGGGATGGCCGCCCTCCCCATCCGGGCAAGTTCGTTCCACTGCTCCTTTGCGATCAGGTACCCCGCTCTCTCAAGATCGTTCTCCGGAATCCAGTCCAGCCGGTCCAGCGCCCAGGCCGCCTCCATCCGCACCGGATGGCAGGGGTCGTCGAGGGCTCCGACCAGGGCAGGTTTTCCCCGGTCGCTGCCTATCCCCCCGAGCGCCTCGGCAGCACGTACGCGGACGTCCACCTGCGGGTCTTCCATCGCCCTGACGAGTGCCGGGACGGCCCGGGAGTCACGGATCTTCCCGAGCGTTCGTGCCGACTCGCTCCGAATCCGGGGCTCCTTGCCGCCGAGGCCCTTGACGAGGATCGGGACGGCTGCCGCCTGGAGTTTTGCAAGTTCGGCCCAGTCTTCCAGGAGGAAGTAATACCACACCTTCTCGGAGGGGTCGTCGGGCACCCATCGCAGTGCGGCAAGCCCGACGGCGGCCTCTCTCCGGACCGAGTGGTTTTTGTCGCGGAATGCTTCGACGAGCGGTGGGATTGCTTTTTTGCCCGTTCCCCGGATCGCTATCACGGCGGCACGCCTGACCGCCGGCTGTTTATGGTGCAGCGCGAACTGCAGCGTCTCGGAGAGCGAATCGCCCTCCTCCGCGACTGCACGGGTGATGGCTGCCTGCAGGCCCGGGCTTGCCCGGAGGATCAGGGCGAGGAGCAGGGGGATGGAAGGAGCGCCGGCCGAAGCCAGCGCCCCGAGCATCCGTGCCCGCGAGACGCGGTTGGCATTCTCGAGTCTCTCGAGAAGGTCGGGGACGGCGGAGACCCCGAGGGCACAGAGAGCTCGCGCTGCATCGGCGCGGTTTCCGGCTTCTTCACCGTCCAGAACCGCAATCAGGCCGGGACAATCCTTCGTCTGCCGTAACCCCTCGATATTCGCTCGAAATTTATCAAAGAATGCCATGTCCTCGTATCGGTAGAGTGCGTGTCCGGGGTGCCGCCTGGCCGGATCTCTGTGTATTTAAATTATATTCGTTATTCGTTACCAATAAATGTTCCATTTCGTGTCTTGCGGCGTACCGTGGTTTCAAACGGGATCGGTTTGTTGTCTTCCGGCTTTCCTGCATCCCGCCCGGCCGATGCGAATCTTTATCGGTGCATGTCCGGTATACGGGGACCCTATGGTAAGGCTGGAGATCACCAGACTGCCGGGCATCATGCAGGAACTCGCGCCGGATATGGAGGAACTCGTAGGCCGGATATACTCCTGGTACGTCGAACCCGGACACCTGGTCTTCCCTGATCCGATGCTTGAATGGGTGCGGGAGAAGTACGGCGATATCGAGACGCAGCAGATCGTGAGGGTGACCAATAACCAGACCGGCGAGAGCACGCTTTTCAACTCCGTGCGGGCACGCCGGCCGGTGCTGACGCCCCGCGCCGAGGAGACGCGGGATCTCCGGGCGCTCTCGGGGGAGGGTCCGTTCGCAAACCCCCTCGAGGAGACGCCGGCCGATACGTTCGGGAGGATCGACGGCGATTACTGGGTTACAGCGAGCAATATCGCCAAGTACGATTACCTTCACGCCGTCATCATCGCGAAAGAGGACGACCCCTACGTCACCAGCGAACCGCAGGTCGCCGATATGATCAGCGTGGCCGTCCGGTGGTGCCAGGATGCGAACCGTACAAACCCCCGGGCGATCTACCCCTTCATCCTCTGGAACTTCCTCTGGCGTGCCGGGGCGAGCATCGTGCACAACCATGCCCAGGTGCTGCTCACCCACCTTCCGTATGCCGCTCCGGCACGGCTCGAGCGGGTCCGGGAGGAGTACCGGTGCCGCTACGGGAGCGAGTACTACGACGACCTCTTCACCGTTCATACCGCCGTCGGCCTCGGGCTCGTCTACAAAAACGCCCGTGTCATGGCGCACCTCACCCCGAGAAAGGAGCACGAGGTCGCGATCATCACGGAGTCGCCGCACGATCTCGCGGGGGCGCTCGCAAAGGTGCTCGAGTGTTACCGCAATATCGGGGTACAGAGTTACAACGCGGCGGTGTACATGCCCCCGCTCGGGGAAGAGGGACATTACGTCGCGTGGGTGGTCGACCGGGGAGACCTCCATTCCCGGACGTCGGATATCGGGGGGATGGAGGTCTATGCCGGGACGCCGGTCGTCTCGTCCGACCCGTTCCGCCTGATGGAGCACCTTACGGCCGCCATGCTGCCGTGATATCAGCAGGGGATCGTGTCGTGCTTCGCGAGGTTTTTGTAGACGCCTTCCATCCGCCCGGCGACACGGCTCCACGGGAACTCTTTCTTCACTTTGTCGAGCCCCTCCCTCCCCATGGCGAGCGCTTTTTCAGGTGAACCGGCCACCCGGGAGAGTCCGCGGGCGATCGAGTCCGGGTGCGGCCGCACCTTGACCCCGTCGGTCCCGTGCTCGATGTTCTCCGATAGTCCGCCGACGTCGGAGGCGACGACGCACCGGCCGGCGCTCCATGCTTCGAGGAGCACAAGCCCGAACGGCTCGTTTCTGCTCGGGATGGCGACGATATCGCTTGCGTTGAGGAGCGGCACGTATTCCGCGTCGGGCAGTCGTCCGAGGAACCGGACGGGAAGCGACCGGGCCCGGGTCTCGAGCCCCCGGCGCATCTGCCCGTCGCCGATGAACGCGAACTGGCCGTCGGCGTGCTCCCGGAGGAGAGCGGGAACTGCGTCCACCAGCATGTCGGGCCCTTTCTGCCACGCAAGCCGCCCGACGAAGAGTATCATCGGGGAGTCCGGGTCGAATCCGTAGCGTCGTTTTACCGCCTCCGGGTCGACGTCCGCCTGGTAGTGGCCGGGCACGATGCCGTTATGGACGACGTCGATCTTCCAGTCGGGGATCTCGTAGAGGCTCATGGCCTCCTGCCGGAGGGTCGAGGAGACCGCGGTGATATGCTTTGCAATCGATGCGCCGCAGCGTTCGATCCCGGATATCTCCGTAAACGGCCACCCGTTGCTGAACGTATTCCCGTTCCGGCCGAACTCCGTCGAGTGGTAGGTGAAGACGGTCTCCCTGTCGCGGAGTTTCTGGAGTGCGTCGACCACGTGCCAGTCGTGGAAGTGCAGGAGGTCGAACGACGGTGTGTCGAACTCGTGGAACCTCTCAAGCATCTTCCCGCTCATATCGGAGCAGTACCGGACGATGTCCTCTCCCGACGGCCGGCAGTAGTGGTACCGCACTCCGTTGATCTCGGTGTCTTTTCCCTCTCCCCGGGTGAAAAAATGCACCTCGTGGTTCTGTGCCAGCGTCTCGGCAAGATTTGACGCCGCGCTTGCGAGCCCGCCGACCCGTTCCGCATACAGCGACTCCCAGCAGAAAAATGCGATCTTCAGACTCTCCATGGTATTCCTCGTCTCTATCGTCTCTGCCGGCCGCCGGGGCTTACGGTCCCTCTTCAGCATCTGGATCTCTATCGGGCCGGCATGCAGTCCGAGCGCTTCATATCGCCTCCGAGATGATATATCTTTGGATTCTCAAAAAAACCCCAAAATGAGGTGTTTTGGGGGTTCCGATTCACCGGGTCAGGACGAGAAAGACTCTTTCAGGCGCCGCTCGAGGCGGTGGCCGTGCGACCCCATCCAGTAGAGTTTCCGGCACCTGGGGCACCAGGAGAACTCCTTCCCCCGGGTCGACCGCGGGGCGTAGCGTGCCTCCCGGATCTCCCGCAGGGTGGCCGGCCGGAGGCGGGTGTTGCAGAGGGAACAGCGGCTCATCCGGATCTCGGGCTCGATCAGCCCGAGGTCGGCGATCTGCCGTATCTGGGCCATGATCTCTTCCGACGCGATGTAGACGGCCTGCTCGCCGCCCCGCCGCGCGAGTTCGCGGTCGCGGGTCAGAAGAAGCCGGTCGTCCCGGCCGGCGATCTCGAGGAGGAGGGTGTCTTCCCGGGAACTCCCCGGGGAGAGGCTGTTTGCGCTCATGGTGTCGTAGCCCATGAACCGGAGGTAGCGGGTGAGCGTCCCGAGCATCCGGTCGGTCAGGAATCTCTGCCGTTCACCGGATCTCCGAGACATACTCGATGCGCCCGCCGCATTCGGTGCAGGTCTGCTCCTCGAGCCCCCGTATCCTGACTGCGTAGCCCGACCGCTCGATGACGGGGCTGCCGCAGGAGGGGCAGTAGGTGCTCTCGTAGGGGTGCCCCCCGACGTTGCCGAGATATGGGTAATGAACCCCGAGTTCTTTTGCACGCTCGTAGATCTTCTCAAGAGCCCTGATCTCGGTCGGCCTCGCGTCGAGCATCTTGTAGTCGGGGTGGAACCGGGTGAAGTGCATCGGGGTGTCGGGGCCGAGGTTCTCGAGCACCCACCGGATAAGCGTCTCCATCTCTTCCATCGAGTCGTTCTGTCCCGGGATGACCAGCGTGACCGTCTCGACGTGCATCCCGAGTTCCTTTGCAAGCGCCGTCGCGTCGAGGACCGGCTGCAGCCGCCCCCCGCAGACCTTCCGGTAGAAGGTGTCGGAGAACGATTTGATGTCGACGCGGAAGGCGTTGAGCATTCCCGCGAGTTCGTGCAGTCCCTCTTCGGTGATGTAGCCGTTCGTGACGTAGACCGTTCCGAGACCTTTTTGCCGCGCCAGCGTCCCCATCGCGAGCGGGTATTCGTGCCAGATGGCGGGTTCGTTGTAGGTCCAGGCGATGCTTGCGGATCCCGACCGGATCGCCCGTTCCACGCCCTGCTCCGGGCTGATGTCCCTGAGCGATTCCATCTCCAGTGTCTGCTGGGAGATTTGCCAGTTCTGGCAGTGCGCGCAGTGGAAGTTGCACCCGATGGTGCCGAGCGAGTAGGAGAGCGTTCCGGGCAGGAAGTGGTAGAGCGGCTTCTTCTCGATGGGATCGACCGCTTCGGCGATGACCTTGCCGAAGGTGGCGGCATAGAGCGTGCCGCCGCGGTTGATCCGGACGCCGCAGACTCCCTGTCTCCCCTCCTTGATGGTGCACCGGTGAGCGCAGAGCGAGCAGCGGACGGTGTCGTCCTCCAGTTTCCGGTAGAGTCGCGCCTCGTGCATACGATCACCGCGTGAGGGGAACCATGATAGTTATTGCGGGCGGGTTACCGGCTGCCCTGCTCCTCGTCTTCTTCTTCATCGTACTCGACGACAAGCGCCCCACGGTAGCCGCAACGCTTGCACTGGTAGACACAGCCGGTATATCCTCCGGTAACCGCCCAGACATCCGTAGAGTTGCATGCGGGGCAGTGCAGCATCTTCACAACAGGTATATGAGTGATATTGAGGATAATAATAGGGTGGGATGAAGAAGATCGTAATTTCTCTGGGCGGCTCGGTTCTGGTTCCTTCGCTTGAATCGAACAATATCGATCGGTATGTTTCTGTTCTGAAGAAGATCTCCGGTACGTGCCGCATTTTCGTCGTCGTCGGCGGCGGCGGGGAGGCACGCCGGTATATCGGGGTCGCCCGCAGTCTCGGCGCCGGGGAGGCGGCGGCGGACGAGCTCGGCATCATGGTGACCCGGCTGAACGCGCGTCTTCTCATCGCCGGACTCGGGGATGCGGCCTATCCGCGCGTTGCGGAGAACTACACGGAGGCGCAGGAGTTCGCGCAGGCCGGCAAGATCGTCGTCATGGGCGGGATAACGCCCGCGCAGACGACCGATGCGGTATCCGCGGTTCTCGCCGAGAGCGTCGGTGCCGCCCTCCTCATCAACGCCACGTCGGTGAACGGGATCTACAGCGCCGACCCGAAGAAGGATGCCGGTGCGGTGAGGCACGAGCGCCTCACGCCGCGTGAGCTCCTGGATATCATCACCGGGAGCCGGATGGATGCGGGCGCGAACACGGTGCTCGACATCGTGGCCGGGAAGGTGATCGAGCGGTCCGGCATCCCGCTCCTGGTGCTCGACGGCCGCGACCCGGAGAACCTCTACCGGGCGATCGTGGAGGGTGTATGCGTCGGCACCGTCGTCTGCGAAGAGGGTTCGACCCCTCTGCCGTCCTGAATCTTTCCTTCATCGGCAACTATTTTTGCCTGGGTTCCCAACGTATGCAGGTACAGGGGCAGTAGGGTAGCCTGGTCCATCCTAGAGCGTTTGGGACGCTTTGACGGCAGTTCGAATCTGCCCTGCCCCATCAGTCATGAACCGCACGACCGCCTGCGAGGTCTACCGCCGTCTTCTCGAGCACTATCCCGTCGTCGACGGCAGGCGCCATTTTCTCGAGTTTCATAACCCCTTCGAGACGCTGATCCTCACCATCCTCTCGGCGCAGACGACCGACCGTGCCGTGAACGCCGTCCGCGACGATCTCTTCTCCCGCTACCCGACGCCGGAGGCGCTCGCCCGCGCGGAGCCGGAGGAGGTGGAGCCGCTGATCAGGACGATCGGGTTTCACCACGCCAAAGCCCGCTACATCGTCGGGGCGGCAAGAAAACTCGTCGCCGAGTTCGGCGGCGAGGTTCCGCGGACGATGGAGGAACTCCAGACGCTGCCCGGTGTCGGGAGGAAGACCGCAAACATCGTCCTCTCCCACGCGTTCGATATCAACGTCGGGATCGCGGTCGACACCCACGTCCGCCGGGTCTCGAAGAGGCTCGGGTTCACCGACAGCACGAACCCCGATATCATCGAGCGCGATCTCGTCGCTCTCTTCCCCGAGGAGGTCTGGCGGGACATCAACTACCTCCTGATCCGCCACGGGCGCGCCGTCTGCACGGCAAAGAACCCGAAGCACGAGGTCTGTGTCGTCGCGGGGCTTTGCCGGTATTACCGGGAGTTCTCGGGCGGGGAGGAGTAGGGCGGGCTATTCCGGCTCGCCTTCGTGCCCTGAAGTGTTGTTCTCCGGGACTCCTGCAAAGCCCATCTACGGATTACAGGGGGTTGTGAAGCCCGGACTGGACATGCCCCTCCTGCGCTAGTTCTGATATGACAGTGCAAATCGGAGCCAGGTGCTACCTCAACTTTCGGAAATGCGTCATGAGGAGCCTGTCCCTATACACGACTTTCTAGAGGATATCGCCACGCACTGCCCCCGCCCCCTGGGGCGGGGGAGGAGGCCGAAGGCCGGGTGGGGTGGGGTCACAGATGTCCGATTACAAGGTAGAGACAGGGGAGGGGGGTTGCACCCCCCTCCCCGTCAGCCCCTCCCCCAATGGCGATACCCCCACGGTCCAGTGTACTGGCCTCCTCATAGTTATGATGCGTTTTCGAAAGTTGAACCCGAAATCCGTAGATGGCCTTACGCAACTGCCGCACAGCCCTATGCGAACCCGCCGGAGATCGACCCGCGATCGTCAACCCTCACAGAGTTCGATTAAAAGGGAGTTTGGGCGACCGGACAGAGAGCCCGTTTATTCAAAAACCCCCGCCGACCAGCGCCCGCGCGGCAAGATAACACCCTCCGGCCACGATCGCCGCCGCCGGGAGCGTCAGGATCCATGCGACGAGGATCTCCCGGACAACGCCCCACTTGACCGCCGAATAGCCGCGGGTCGCGCCGACGCCCATGATCGCGCCGGTCGCCGCGTGGGTCGTCGAGACCGGGACGCCGAACGCTGTCATCAGCGAGAGGACGCTTCCGGCGGCGGTCGACGCAGCAAACCCCTGGTAGGGCCGGATTCTCGTGATCCGGTTGGCCATCTTGTCGATGACGCGCCACCCGCCGAGGA comes from the Methanoculleus marisnigri JR1 genome and includes:
- the amrS gene encoding AmmeMemoRadiSam system radical SAM enzyme codes for the protein MHEARLYRKLEDDTVRCSLCAHRCTIKEGRQGVCGVRINRGGTLYAATFGKVIAEAVDPIEKKPLYHFLPGTLSYSLGTIGCNFHCAHCQNWQISQQTLEMESLRDISPEQGVERAIRSGSASIAWTYNEPAIWHEYPLAMGTLARQKGLGTVYVTNGYITEEGLHELAGMLNAFRVDIKSFSDTFYRKVCGGRLQPVLDATALAKELGMHVETVTLVIPGQNDSMEEMETLIRWVLENLGPDTPMHFTRFHPDYKMLDARPTEIRALEKIYERAKELGVHYPYLGNVGGHPYESTYCPSCGSPVIERSGYAVRIRGLEEQTCTECGGRIEYVSEIR
- a CDS encoding Mut7-C RNAse domain-containing protein — translated: MSRRSGERQRFLTDRMLGTLTRYLRFMGYDTMSANSLSPGSSREDTLLLEIAGRDDRLLLTRDRELARRGGEQAVYIASEEIMAQIRQIADLGLIEPEIRMSRCSLCNTRLRPATLREIREARYAPRSTRGKEFSWCPRCRKLYWMGSHGHRLERRLKESFSS
- a CDS encoding glycosyltransferase family 4 protein gives rise to the protein MESLKIAFFCWESLYAERVGGLASAASNLAETLAQNHEVHFFTRGEGKDTEINGVRYHYCRPSGEDIVRYCSDMSGKMLERFHEFDTPSFDLLHFHDWHVVDALQKLRDRETVFTYHSTEFGRNGNTFSNGWPFTEISGIERCGASIAKHITAVSSTLRQEAMSLYEIPDWKIDVVHNGIVPGHYQADVDPEAVKRRYGFDPDSPMILFVGRLAWQKGPDMLVDAVPALLREHADGQFAFIGDGQMRRGLETRARSLPVRFLGRLPDAEYVPLLNASDIVAIPSRNEPFGLVLLEAWSAGRCVVASDVGGLSENIEHGTDGVKVRPHPDSIARGLSRVAGSPEKALAMGREGLDKVKKEFPWSRVAGRMEGVYKNLAKHDTIPC
- a CDS encoding flavodoxin family protein; translation: MKILGINGSPRASRSQTLRLVQAVLDGAESAGADVELVDVTKLRIEYCNGCLVCCERGECVKNDDFAELYHKMLDSDGIVLGSPNYIDSVTAQIKTMLDRMADAIHCQMFLGKYGCAVSTAGGSGADEVVAYLNQVLQTLGANTVGGIGVVLGGDPETIVPAEGRAYELGRKLARAIGKKETYPDQEELHAAMCDRMRALVTANRDRWHHEYDYWKEAGRIP
- a CDS encoding FxLYD domain-containing protein, translated to MEKYSLPGRSLVTLILLGCLVGAAVTAGCMGTSAEPEPQVPTSEATLGAHTIYSPAGPKPSFSATATTPEKHMRSDGSCYWIVTGTVTNNGDGPARNAVIRFMLVDDESNMIRATETILAPRFQAGETKIFTIDAFPGDCDRQYHAEIDVTHDIP
- the msrB gene encoding peptide-methionine (R)-S-oxide reductase MsrB; its protein translation is MNREAVETVETVNVCNAVTGEVEEVEKVVKSDEEWRRQLTPEQFSVARKEGTEPAFTGKYWDCKEDGLYVCVCCGNHLFSSKTKFESGTGWPSFSKPVSDLNVRAEPDTRFFMNRTEVLCRRCDAHLGHVFDDGPPPTHQRYCMNSASLRFVREKDLGRRE
- a CDS encoding class I SAM-dependent methyltransferase, with amino-acid sequence MTVHPSPWDEDYRRRGNLWGGAPAPLPDLPADAAVLEVGCGNGKTLEAIARRSSRVTAVDISPEAVALARRRPGIAEGGLAVADARHLPFQSGTFDAVLLVHVAGHLPAQGRKTIASEAVRVLGPGGTLFFRSFSVEDMRAGKGKETEPWTFRRGEGIITHYFTEAETAELFAPLVAVSVRTHRWRMRVRGRDLPRAEVEGVFRREG
- a CDS encoding HEAT repeat domain-containing protein, yielding MAFFDKFRANIEGLRQTKDCPGLIAVLDGEEAGNRADAARALCALGVSAVPDLLERLENANRVSRARMLGALASAGAPSIPLLLALILRASPGLQAAITRAVAEEGDSLSETLQFALHHKQPAVRRAAVIAIRGTGKKAIPPLVEAFRDKNHSVRREAAVGLAALRWVPDDPSEKVWYYFLLEDWAELAKLQAAAVPILVKGLGGKEPRIRSESARTLGKIRDSRAVPALVRAMEDPQVDVRVRAAEALGGIGSDRGKPALVGALDDPCHPVRMEAAWALDRLDWIPENDLERAGYLIAKEQWNELARMGRAAIPPLIRALEVEYSGVRTGASETLRQLGQPALDALYAAMNSDSPEIREQAAAVLDYIRSRNEENSRARPVQTASSDYDRELREGLAARKRIEDRFGPVSRPPDRPAHRGPPPAARAEAVQPAAGGEEKPVAQQPDDAEEVEKLLEERPEAEAGTEKSRSKSRKPVSLDEIVPPAGDEQETDEAERTEKEGPAPAKPGRMVLPEAPVAPPEPPEQAPGKASLERYLNALQSDDAEIRAAAVAALRSLGAPAVEFLVAALSDSHDAVRIAAAEGLGDIGDENGVDALILLTGDAGQDVRSAAAAALGRIGDTRALEALIRLFGDDYPGVRSVAAETVAAFGPDVLEPLEAALEEPVPVVRLTAARAIGIIGNPRSIPLLIRHLEDPAREVGVTAARVLGGFGNLAVEPLAAVLREGGKGGRLAAVDALGGIEPGRADEALAYALSDEDREVREKAATTLMRRRAASMWQSTFGNRAREEKEVSVKSAVGQEGREEINTLITALNDRSVEVQASAATRLIAMGQPAAEGLLRVLKDDDREMQRAAAGVLGEMREAALGPLTDALNDPDRFVRLVAARNLGNIGDARAIEALSGALKSERDSVVRAAVAEALGYMGSKQAIEPLTLALQDRDEAVKVAAARSLGYIGDLRALEPLIKALSDVDDRVRYAALEALKDPGDTIRRHLVGALRSGDETFRAGVAEALEAGGWKPETRAELTLCLMAQGRWAEVERVGADALPVLAETLTDPLIEVRANAVRAINRIGGEDAVAPLVRALKDDALVVRKRAEWGLIHMGGAVIPALDLAIREEPQPEAREGLQRIIEEIRVKEKT